From one Solanum stenotomum isolate F172 chromosome 12, ASM1918654v1, whole genome shotgun sequence genomic stretch:
- the LOC125848137 gene encoding ACT domain-containing protein ACR6: protein MDDEYAKLIRRMNPPRVVIDNDSCENATIIQVDSVNKHGILLQVVQVLTDLNLVITKAYISSDGGWFMDVFNVTDQDGNKVRDEEIISYIQKTLENDEVLLPSLRGTVGLMPSEEHTSIELSGTDRPGLLSEVCAVLADLHCNVVNAAIWTHNARAAAVVHVVDDVTDCAIEDPKRLATIKKLLRNVLKGNNDLKTAKMTLSPPGFTHRERRLHQIMFDDRDYVKVRKTEQGNIEDLKSGPCITVYYCSEKDYTVITMRSRDRPKLLFDIVCTLTDMQYVVFHGVVHTGKNEAYQEFYIRHVDGLPISSEAERERVILCLEAAIERRTSEGLELELCTEDRLGLLSDITRIFRENSLCIKRAEISTQGGKAKDIFYVTDVTGNPVEQKTVDSICEQVGPNMLHVKWNPCHSEKLPEEGTISYLFGSLFKVRTLQSLKLIGSYT from the exons AGTGGTAATTGACAATGACTCTTGTGAGAATGCAACCATTATCCAG GTTGACAGTGTCAACAAGCATGGGATTCTTCTTCAAGTTGTGCAGGTTCTGACGGATTTAAACCTTGTTATCACGAAAGCATACATTTCCTCTGATGGGGGATGGTTTATGGACG TGTTTAATGTGACTGATCAAGATGGAAATAAAGTTAGAGATGAAGAAATCATCAGCTATATCCAAAAG ACTCTTGAAAATGACGAGGTTCTGTTACCCTCTTTAAGGGGAACTGTTGGCTTGATGCCTTCTGAAGAGCACACGTCCATTGAACTTAGCGGGACAGACAGACCTGGCTTATTGTCTGAAGTGTGCGCTGTTCTTGCTGACCTTCACTGTAATGTGGTGAACGCTGCAATCTGGACACATAATGCTAGGGCTGCAGCCGTGGTTCATGTTGTGGACGACGTTACAGATTGTGCAATTGAAGACCCAAAACGCCTTGCTACAATCAAGAAACTTCTTCGTAACGTCCTCAAGGGAAACAATGATTTGAAGACTGCAAAGATGACACTTTCACCTCCTGGATTTACACACAGGGAGAGAAGATTACACCAGATAATGTTTGATGATAGGGACTATGTAAAAGTTAGAAAGACAGAACAGGGCAACATTGAGGATTTGAAATCCGGGCCTTGTATAACTGTTTATTATTGCAGTGAAAAGGATTATACTGTGATCACTATGAGGTCAAGGGATCGACCTAAGCTGTTGTTTGATATTGTCTGCACTTTGACTGACATGCAATATGTGGTCTTTCATGGAGTTGTTCACACAGGAAAGAACGAAGCTTATCAG GAATTCTACATTCGACATGTTGATGGGCTTCCAATAAGCTCAGAGGCTGAGCGAGAGCGTGTGATTCTGTGTCTTGAAGCAGCTATTGAGAGAAGAACCTCTGAG GGTCTGGAGCTAGAATTGTGTACAGAAGATCGGCTAGGACTACTATCAGATATCACTAGGATATTCAGGGAAAATAGTTTGTGTATTAAAAGAGCAGAAATCTCAACACAAGGGGGGAAGGCAAAAGATATCTTTTATGTCACAGATGTGACTGGGAATCCAGTTGAGCAAAAGACAGTTGATTCAATTTGTGAGCAAGTTGGCCCAAACATGCTGCATGTTAAGTGGAATCCTTGTCATTCAGAAAAGCTACCTGAAGAAGGAACAATTAGCTACCTCTTTGGGAGTCTCTTCAAAGTTCGAACCCTCCAAAGTCTGAAGCTGATTGGATCCTACACTTGA
- the LOC125848136 gene encoding pentatricopeptide repeat-containing protein At5g14080, translating to MMRRSVGEFASVISRALIHASKQRSQTWTPALEQTLYRLGCRESLSPTLVARVIDPFLVHHHSLALGFFNWASQQPGFSHDSSTYHSILNSLCITRQFNTLDKLFKQVRAQKIRLHPSLYRSVIVSHIIAKKSNLAFSIFTEVPSFASEIGSQTCNSLLAALSSEGNYKCALQVFDEMNHRGVRLNTLGFGVFLWRFCGFNGLEKTLSLLDEVRKIDFSGINGSLLAVLVVQGLCSQSRIAEAVSAFDELRIRECKPDFIAYSIVAEALGNMRNVVDKDLVLKKKRKLGVAPRNNDYKEYIFDLISERLTSEAKDLGKVIASGNFPMDDDLLNALIGSVSAIDPILAIFFLNFMLDRERSPNLVTVTSLSANLCKHGKLDELLEVFQKLSSRNYFTDTHGYNIVVSFLCKAGKVREAYEVLRDMRRKGAVPDIQSYNLLLEACCREDLLRPAKRLWDEMFTNGCPGNLETYNILIQKCSEESEIEDACRLFHDMIEKGVVPDAITYTSVLKGLCQAKDLKMSLEVFSQCATQDQTLARSVLCTFILSLCKEGYLVPAMELLRDQSTDTAFLDSHLIFLKFLADAEEISLAVEYLKWIQGKSPVMHQALSNEILASISSSSKPDPIFKLFQVMQENRLTCTNELGKEMAYR from the exons ATGATGAGGCGATCAGTGGGGGAGTTTGCAAGTGTAATAAGCCGAGCTCTCATTCACGCATCAAAGCAAAGAAGCCAAACATGGACGCCAGCACTAGAGCAGACGTTGTATCGCCTCGGATGCCGGGAATCACTCAGCCCGACACTCGTCGCCCGAGTCATCGACCCTTTTCTTGTCCACCACCATTCTCTTGCACTCGGTTTCTTCAACTGGGCCTCTCAGCAACCTGGATTCTCTCATGACTCCTCCACTTACCATTCAATTCTCAACTCTCTCTGCATCACTCGCCAGTTCAACACCCTTGATAAGCTCTTTAAACAGGTAAGAGCCCAGAAAATCCGTCTCCATCCTTCTCTATATCGCTCTGTCATTGTTTCCCACATCATTGCTAAGAAATCCAATTTAGCATTTTCCATTTTCACTGAGGTCCCTTCGTTCGCGTCGGAGATTGGATCCCAAACTTGTAATTCACTTCTCGCTGCTTTATCGTCAGAAGGGAACTATAAATGTGCTTTGCAGGTGTTCGACGAAATGAATCACAGAGGTGTTCGCTTGAACACTCTTGGTTTTGGTGTGTTTCTGTGGAGATTCTGTGGATTTAATGGGTTGGAAAAGACTTTGAGTTTGTTAGATGAGGTTAGGAAGATTGACTTTTCGGGAATTAATGGATCCCTTCTGGCAGTTTTAGTCGTGCAGGGGTTATGTTCTCAGTCTAGGATAGCAGAAGCTGTTTCTGCTTTTGATGAATTGAGGATAAGGGAATGTAAACCTGATTTTATTGCTTATAGTATTGTTGCTGAAGCGTTGGGGAATATGCGAAATGTAGTTGACAAAGATTtggttttgaagaagaagagaaaactaGGAGTGGCACCAAGGAATAACGATTATAAAGAGTACATCTTTGATTTGATTTCGGAGAGGCTGACTTCCGAAGCTAAAGATTTGGGCAAAGTAATTGCGTCTGGTAACTTTCCTATGGATGACGATTTGCTCAATGCTTTGATAGGATCAGTTTCAGCCATTGATCCTATACTTGCCATCTTTTTCTTGAACTTCATGCTAGATAGAGAAAGGTCCCCTAATCTTGTTACTGTGACAAGTTTAAGTGCAAACCTTTGTAAGCATGGGAAGCTTGATGAATTGCTTgaagtttttcaaaaattgtctTCTAGAAACTATTTTACTGACACACATGGCTATAATATTGTGGTTTCATTTTTGTGTAAGGCTGGCAAAGTGAGAGAAGCTTACGAAGTTCTCCGTGACATGAGAAGAAAAGGTGCAGTTCCTGATATACAATCTTACAATCTCCTGCTAGAAGCTTGCTGTAGAGAAGATCTACTGCGACCAGCAAAACGGTTGTGGGATGAGATGTTCACAAATGGGTGCCCTGGTAATTTAGAGACTTACAATATTCTTATTCAGAAGTGTTCAGAAGAAAGTGAAATTGAAGATGCTTGTAGGCTTTTCCATGACATGATTGAGAAAGGAGTAGTACCTGATGCTATTACATACACTTCAGTCCTTAAAGGGCTTTGTCAAGCAAAAGATCTCAAAATGTCTCTTGAAGTCTTCAGCCAATGTGCTACACAAGATCAAACCCTTGCACGTTCCGTCTTGTGTACATTCATACTCAGCCTCTGCAAGGAAG GTTATTTGGTTCCTGCAATGGAGTTACTCCGTGACCAAAGCACTGATACTGCATTTTTAGACTCCCATctgatttttcttaaatttttagctGATGCTGAAGAGATAAGTTTGGCTGTTGAATATTTGAAGTGGATTCAAGGCAAATCCCCTGTGATGCATCAAGCACTGAGCAATGAAATATTGGCATCAATATCATCTTCTTCAAAACCAGATCCaatttttaagttatttcaAGTGATGCAAGAAAACCGTCTCACTTGTACTAATGAGTTGGGGAAAGAAATGGCTTACAGATGA
- the LOC125847719 gene encoding actin-related protein 2: protein MDNRNVVVCDNGTGYVKCGFAGENFPTSVFPCVVGRPMLRYEESLMEQDLKDIIVGDECLKLRHQLDLSYPVNNGIVQNWDDMGNVWDHAFFNELKIDPTECKILLTDPPLNPSKNRETMVETMFEKYNFAGVFIQIQAVLTLYAQGLLTGLVIDSGDGVTHVVPVVDGYSFPHLTKRMNVAGRHITSYMVDLLLRRGYAMNRSADFETVRDIKEKLCYISYDYKREYQLGLETTILVKNYTLPDGRVLKVGTERFQAPEALFTPDLIDVEGDGMADMVFRCIQEMDIDNRMMLYQHIVLSGGSTMYPGLPSRLEKEILDRYLDVVLKGNKDGLKKLRLRIEDPPRRKHMVYLGGAVLAGIMKDAPEFWINRQDYLEEGVACLISKCGQA from the exons ATGGATAATCGAAATGTTGTCGTTTGCGACAACGGCACTGGG TATGTCAAGTGTGGCTTTGCGGGTGAGAATTTTCCCACATCTGTATTCCCTTGTGTTGTGGGGAGGCCAATGCTAAGATATGAAGAGTCCCTTATGGAACAAGACTTGAAG GATATTATTGTGGGAGATGAATGCTTGAAGTTGCGCCATCAGTTGGATTTATCTTATCCCGTCAACAATGGAATTGTACAAAACTGGGATGATATGGGGAATGTGTGGGACCATGCATTTTTCAACGAACTGAAG ATAGATCCAACAGAATGCAAAATTCTGCTGACAGATCCACCTCTAAATCCATCTAAAAATCGTGAAACGATG GTAGAAACCATGTTTGAGAAGTACAACTTTGCTGGTGTCTTCATCCAAATTCAAGCTGTTCTAACATTGTATGCTCAAG GTTTGTTGACTGGGCTTGTCATCGACTCAGGTGATGGAGTTACACATGTT GTTCCTGTTGTAGATGGATACTCATTTCCTCACCTCACGAAAAGAATGAATGTAGCTGGACGGCATATAACATCTTATATGGTTGATCTGCTACTTCGGAGAGG GTATGCAATGAATAGAAGTGCCGATTTTGAGACTGTCAGGGATATTAAAGAAAAGCTCTGCTACATTAG TTATGATTACAAGAGAGAATATCAGTTGGGGCTTGAAACTACAATTCTTGttaagaattatact CTTCCAGATGGGAGGGTACTTAAAGTTGGCACAGAGAGGTTCCAGGCACCTGAGGCTCTTTTTACTCCA GATCTTATTGATGTTGAAGGTGATGGCATGGCTGACATGGTATTTCGCTGCATCCAGGAGATGGATATTGACAACAGGATGATG CTCTACCAGCATATTGTTTTGAGTGGTGGAAGTACCATGTATCCTGGCTTACCTAGTCG CCTTGAGAAAGAAATTTTGGACCGCTATCTTGATGTTGTTCTGAAGGGGAACAAAGATGGTTTGAAG AAATTGCGCTTACGAATAGAAGATCCACCAAGAAGAAAGCATATGGTGTATCTCGGTGGTGCAGTTCTGGCCGGAATTATGAAG GATGCCCCTGAGTTTTGGATCAATAGACAAGATTATTTAGAAGAGGGAGTTGCATGCCTAATAAGCAAGTGTGGTCAGGCATGA
- the LOC125847720 gene encoding pollen allergen Che a 1: protein MTTTTLVLLVVSCCFLWLSLSSAAKVVNPQITVMGMVYCDICSNNSFSRHSYFMPGVEVKIECTFKAMATRTAELVSVSVNRTTNKYGVYRLEIPSVDGIECAAEKAVGNSCRASLIGSSSSFCNVPGSTRTTTDEITIKSKQANMCIYSLTALNFRPSKRNVALCGN, encoded by the exons ATGACTACTACTACACTTGTCCTGTTGGTGGTTTCATGCTGCTTCTTGTGGTTGAGTCTATCGTCAGCAGCAAAAGTGGTTAATCCACAGATCACTGTCATGGGTATGGTTTACTGTGACATTTGCTCCAATAATTCCTTCTCCAGGCACAGCTACTTCATGCCAG GTGTAGAAGTGAAAATAGAGTGCACCTTCAAGGCAATGGCGACAAGGACGGCAGAACTAGTATCAGTGTCAGTGAACAGAACTACTAACAAATATGGAGTTTACAGGTTGGAGATACCTTCTGTGGATGGAATAGAGTGTGCTGCTGAGAAAGCAGTGGGCAATTCCTGCAGGGCTAGCCTTATTGGAAGCTCATCTTCTTTCTGTAATGTACCTGGCTCTACAAGAACCACTACTGATGAGATTACAATCAAATCTAAACAAGCAAACATGTGCATCTATAGTCTCACTGCTTTGAATTTCAGACCTTCTAAGAGAAATGTTGCTCTCTGTGGAAATTAG
- the LOC125848391 gene encoding GRAS family protein RAM1-like, whose protein sequence is MGSLKNDIKSEVGSLNSEIASFKSENSYSKLLPDDSLASSESKNVTPIASDFELNRGSLTFPAKFEGHDDVEIQSPDNSIWESFFADQLEGDFMISSPVRNLPLPQPASSFCTTAHNNNIYAHHQGIHGQSMMICSPPCSPLRPNNYNSNNKGKGLSPLQKVFNSPNNQFMQIESFNLPALESFLDDDYDKEDLASSYSTLKVSDGGAAGSSSDSFDALSVIPDFLECLALPNSSSNTSGSFMGSLLSNTSTGQVLNQDDEIFQTGSIAPLSQQLHQERQHEKQQKQISTHVQLPSKQQQYTQIINHNLVVAAPDQMQDQDSGLQLVHLLLACAEAVSKEDYMLARRYLHHLNRVVTPIGDSMQRVASCFTEALTARLAATLATKPSTSVPKPFNPFPPNSLEILKIYQILYQACPYVKFAHFTANQAIFEAFEAEERVHVIDLDILQGYQWPAFMQALAARPGGAPFLRITGVGSSPEAVRETGRCLTELAQSLHVPFEFHPVGEQLEDLKAHMFNRRIGEALAVNSVNRLHRVPGNCIGNLLGMIRDQAPNIVTIVEQEASHNGPYFLGRFLEALHYYSAIFDSLDATFPGDSSQRAKLEQYIFGPEIMNIVSCEGMERMVRHERLEKWRRVMEGKGFKGVALSANAVTQSKILLGLYSCDGYKLTEDNGCLLLGWQDRAILAASAWRC, encoded by the exons ATGGGGAGTTTAAAGAATGACATAAAAAGTGAGGTTGGCAGCTTAAACAGTGAAATAGCAAGTTTCAAGAGCGAGAATTCTTACAGCAAGCTGCTTCCAGATGACTCTCTTGCCTCTTCTGAATCCAAGAATGTGACTCCTATCGCCTCCGACTTTGAACTCAATCGTGGCAGTCTCACTTTCCCTGCCAAATTTGAAGGCCACGATGATGTTGAAATCCAATCTCCTGATAACTCAATTTGGGAGTCCTTCTTTGCTGATCAGCTGGAGGGAGATTTCATGATCTCTTCCCCCGTCAGGAACCTTCCCTTGCCTCAGCCTGCTTCCAGTTTCTGTACTACTGCTCACAATAACAACATATACGCACATCATCAGGGAATTCATGGGCAAAGCATGATGATATGCTCCCCTCCTTGCTCTCCTCTGAGACCTAATAATTACAACTCGAATAATAAAGGCAAGGGACTGAGCCCACTCCAAAAAGTTTTCAATTCTCCTAATAACCAGTTCATGCAAATTGAGAGCTTTAACCTGCCAGCTCTCGAGAGTTTCTTGGATGATGACTATGACAAGGAGGATTTGGCATCCTCATATTCCACCCTCAAAGTTTCAGATGGTGGTGCAGCAGGATCCTCTTCCGACTCATTTGATGCTCTGTCGGTAATTCCTGATTTCTTAGAGTGCCTGGCGTTGCCAAATTCATCATCCAATACGTCCGGTAGCTTTATGGGATCATTACTCAGCAACACATCTACAGGACAAGTACTGAACCAAGACGATGAGATTTTCCAGACGGGGTCTATTGCTCCTCTATCACAACAGCTACATCAAGAACGGCAGCATGAGaagcaacaaaaacaaatatcaaCACATGTTCAACTAccatcaaaacaacaacaatatacgcAAATTATCAATCACAACTTGGTTGTTGCTGCACCTGATCAG ATGCAGGATCAGGACAGTGGCTTACAATTGGTGCACCTTCTCCTTGCTTGTGCTGAAGCAGTCTCCAAAGAGGACTATATGTTGGCAAGAAGGTATCTCCACCACCTGAATCGAGTAGTCACCCCAATCGGTGACTCCATGCAACGAGTGGCTTCTTGCTTCACCGAAGCTCTTACAGCTAGACTTGCCGCAACACTAGCCACTAAACCCAGCACCTCTGTCCCAAAACCTTTCAACCCTTTTCCTCCTAATTCCCTCGAAATCCTCAAGATCTATCAGATTCTTTACCAAGCCTGCCCTTATGTCAAATTCGCTCATTTCACAGCTAATCAAGCCATATTTGAAGCATTCGAAGCAGAGGAGCGCGTTCATGTTATCGATTTAgacatccttcaaggttatcaGTGGCCGGCTTTTATGCAGGCCTTAGCAGCCCGACCTGGCGGTGCTCCGTTCCTTCGTATCACAGGAGTGGGTTCGTCTCCGGAAGCGGTGAGGGAAACGGGTCGATGTTTGACAGAACTGGCGCAGTCCCTCCACGTTCCGTTCGAATTTCACCCGGTGGGGGAGCAGCTTGAGGATTTGAAAGCACATATGTTCAACAGAAGGATAGGTGAGGCACTGGCGGTGAATTCGGTGAATCGACTGCATCGAGTACCAGGCAATTGTATTGGGAACTTGTTAGGGATGATCAGAGACCAAGCCCCAAATATAGTAACGATCGTGGAGCAAGAGGCGAGCCATAATGGACCGTATTTCCTGGGTCGGTTCCTGGAGGCGCTGCATTACTATTCGGCCATCTTTGATTCCCTGGACGCGACATTTCCAGGGGATTCATCACAGAGGGCAAAATTGGAACAGTACATATTTGGACCTGAGATAATGAACATAGTTTCGTGCGAGGGAATGGAGAGAATGGTGCGGCACGAGAGGTTAGAAAAGTGGAGGAGGGTGATGGAAGGAAAAGGTTTTAAAGGAGTAGCACTGAGTGCAAACGCAGTCACACAATCCAAAATATTACTGGGTCTCTACTCCTGTGATGGTTATAAATTGACAGAGGACAATGGTTGCTTGCTATTGGGATGGCAAGATAGGGCCATTCTTGCTGCCTCTGCATGGCGATGCTGA
- the LOC125849167 gene encoding membrane-anchored ubiquitin-fold protein 4-like, producing the protein MPEEDLIELKFRLYDGSDIGPFQYSPTSTIAILKERIVADWPKDKKVAPKVANDVKLICAGKILENSRTVGQCKTPFGELPNGVITMHAVVQPSLAKAKSEKKIIENPNQSICSCSIL; encoded by the exons ATGCCGGAAGAGGACTTAATTGAACTCAAATTTCGGTTGTATGATGGATCAGATATTGGTCCTTTTCAATACTCACCCACTTCCACCATAGCTATCCTCAAAGAGAGGATTGTTGCCGACTGGCCCAAAG ATAAAAAAGTTGCACCTAAGGTGGCAAATGATGTAAAATTGATATGTGCTGGCAAAATTTTGGAAAACAGCAGGACTGTTGGTCAATGCAAGACACCTTTTGGCGAGCTACCAAATGGTGTAATTACCATGCATGCTGTTGTACAACCATCTTTAGCTAAAGCAAAGTCAG AAAAGAAGATTATCGAGAACCCAAATCAAAGCATCTGTTCATGCTCCATATTGTGA
- the LOC125847519 gene encoding glutaredoxin-C8-like, with the protein MASKNAVVIFSNSTCCMCHAIKRLLCGMGVNPTVYELDNYNTTWQQALFTLLANSSSDLPVVFIGGKLLGSMDTIMAAHINGTLVPLLKDAGALWL; encoded by the coding sequence ATGGCTTCAAAGAATGCAGTGGTTATATTCAGCAATAGTACATGTTGTATGTGTCATGCCATAAAAAGGCTCTTGTGTGGAATGGGTGTCAATCCAACTGTTTATGAATTGGATAATTATAACACCACTTGGCAACAGGCCTTGTTTACTCTTCTTGCCAATTCATCCTCCGATCTGCCTGTTGTTTTCATAGGTGGCAAGCTCCTTGGCTCCATGGACACTATCATGGCTGCTCATATTAATGGCACACTAGTTCCTCTTTTAAAAGACGCTGGTGCTCTCTGGCTTTGA